From the genome of Colias croceus chromosome 9, ilColCroc2.1, one region includes:
- the LOC123694412 gene encoding alanine aminotransferase 1 → MSSMKMISRVSSRVLSGKGLLSEPVELSILLPRKTYSNLRTMASKAITMENINPNVVKLEYAVRGPLVIRAAEIEKELEKGAKKPFKRVIRANIGDAHAMGQVPITFIRQVLSCITNPSIIDKIDYPEDVKQRARDILAACGGQSVGAYTASHGIELIRRHVAEYISKRDGHPSDWNNICLVGGASNGIKNCLQLLVNNIGGKPSGVMIPIPQYPLYSASLAEYGLTQVGYYLDESAQWGLDPKELERSREEALKHCNVRAIVVINPGNPTGQVLTRENIEAIIRFANKHNLFIFADEVYQDNVYAEGSKFFSFKKVMTEMGEPFNKIELASFMSISKGYMGECGLRGGWMELANLEPQVQANLYKAISAMLCPSSLGQAAVDTVAKPPAPGEPSYDLWIKEKTDVLQSLNKRAKMIADTFNAMEGFSCNVVQGAMYAFPQFKLSPKAIEAAKKEGKAPDVYYAFKLLEQTGICIVPGSGFGQKPGTYHFRTTILPQTDLLQEMLDIFRKFHEKFTKEHA, encoded by the exons ATGTCATCGATGAAGATGATAAGCCGTGTTTCCAGTCGAGTGTTGTCCGGCAAAGGATTATTGTCGGAGCCGGTCGAGTTGTCAATTTTATTGCCGCGAAAGACATACTCAAATCTACGAACCATGGCTTCTAAAGCGATTACTATGGAAAATATCAACCCTAATGTTGTGAAGTTGGAATATGCCGTTCGCGGGCCCCTGGTCATCCGTGCGGCAGAAATAGAGAAAGAATTAGAAAAG GGCGCAAAGAAGCCGTTCAAGAGAGTAATTCGGGCGAACATTGGTGACGCGCATGCCATGGGACAAGTGCCCATCACATTTATCAGACAA GTATTATCGTGCATCACAAACCCCAGCATCATAGATAAGATAGATTATCCCGAAGACGTGAAGCAGAGAGCAAGGGATATTCTTGCGGCATGCGG TGGGCAATCAGTAGGAGCCTATACAGCATCCCACGGTATAGAGTTAATCCGCCGACACGTGGcagagtatatctcgaaacgCGACGGGCACCCGAGCGACTGGAACAACATCTGCCTTGTGGGCGGCGCGTCCAATGGGATCAAGAACTGTTTGCAGTTGCTGGTCAATAATATTGGCGGGAAGCCTTCTG GTGTAATGATCCCCATCCCCCAGTACCCGCTGTACTCCGCGTCCCTAGCAGAGTACGGTCTGACCCAAGTGGGCTACTACTTGGACGAATCAGCTCAGTGGGGACTCGACCCTAAGGAGTTAGAGCGCTCTAGAGAGGAGGCCCTCAAGCATTGCAACGTTAGGGCCATCGTGGTCATTAACCCTGGCAACCCTACGGGACAG GTGCTAACCCGCGAGAACATCGAAGCAATTATCCGTTTCGCGAACAAGCACAATCTGTTCATATTCGCGGACGAGGTATACCAGGACAACGTGTATGCAGAGGGCAGCAAGTTCTTTTCCTTCAAAAAA GTGATGACAGAGATGGGCGAGCCTTTCAATAAGATAGAATTGGCCTCCTTCATGTCTATCAGTAAG GGTTACATGGGCGAGTGTGGTCTCCGCGGCGGGTGGATGGAGCTGGCCAACTTGGAGCCGCAAGTGCAAGCCAATCTGTACAAGGCCATCTCCGCCATGCTGTGCCCGAGCTCGCTGGGACAGGCCGCCGTTGATACTGTC GCCAAACCCCCCGCCCCCGGTGAACCCTCCTACGATCTCTGGATCAAGGAAAAGACAGACGTGTTACAGTCTCTCAATAAACGCGCCAAAATGATCGCAGACACCTTCAATGCTATGGAGGGCTTCAGCTGTAATGTTGTGCAA GGAGCAATGTACGCGTTCCCGCAATTCAAACTATCGCCGAAAGCGATCGAAGCCGCGAAGAAGGAGGGCAAAGCGCCCGACGTGTACTACGCGTTCAAACTGCTCGAGCAAACCG GTATCTGCATAGTGCCAGGCTCCGGTTTCGGCCAAAAGCCCGGAACGTACCATTTCCGCACGACCATCTTGCCGCAGACGGACCTCTTGCAGGAAATGTTGGACATCTTCCGGAAATTCCACGAGAAATTCACCAAGGAACACGCGTAA
- the LOC123694515 gene encoding uncharacterized protein LOC123694515 yields MKRHRPQVCRPPDESMSEEDEGTSSPPARKLLKNLLEKEVVKALRNLEDDPQAPNKSKVHRAASLIPEFDPDSEECTVQAWIRKIDQIGEINGWDDTTKSFYLQDKLRGQAKKWYNRLENYDYTWEQWKDMLLRAFPRYRDYGNMLEELLQRKKQPTETMTKYYQDKIAMCFRCKLSDSASVSCIIRGLPLPLQPNARAFQCQTPGELYEGFLCALDDYRTLPIETRFHKNLVSRPSHPDKKLMPPNVETDPCPRCKKTGHLLRDCSLPDTRTCYKCGNRGHIASRCSTIATDNRRSISTDNIKEVNVLRPYNEIYKKVVKVNGIHVKAYIDTGSQVNVLNDQVSNALSLDVKPTSVTLKGFSGGLSTSRGEVEFQLEIDGITMKCHAYLSSIKMADVNLLIGQPVINSEGMTLTVSKGLVEFNRTQDPICDIEAIEDHDRFKVVTVNEERLPPGSSIIQVRVLGNKVGNDVVTPPRHHELQGVAYSLPSTLLTGEDGYIKVINMGCEVIVWPPGEVLTRAESCQESPLQPNSQDGRV; encoded by the exons ATGAAACGACATCGACCACAAGTTTGTCGACCTCCTGACGAATCAATGTCGGAGGAAGATGAGGGTACTTCTTCACCGCCTGCACGGAAGCTGCTCAAGAATCTGCTGGAAAAAGAAGTAGTAAAGGCTTTACGCAACCTGGAAGATGACCCCCAAGCTCCAAATAAGTCAAAAGTCCATCGTGCTGCATCTTTAATCCCGGAATTTGACCCTGATAGTGAGGAATGCACGGTACAAGCATGGATTCGTAAAATTGACCAAATTGGGGAAATAAATGGATGGGACGATACAACTAAATCATTTTACCTACAAGATAAGCTGCGAGGTCAAGCAAAGAAGTGGTACAATCGTCTAGAGAACTACGATTACACGTGGGAACAATGGAAGGATATGCTATTGCGAGCATTTCCTCGATATCGCGATTATGGAAACATGCTTGAAGAATTACTACAAAGGAAGAAGCAACCTACAGAGACGATGACAAAATACTATCAAGATAAAATCGCCATGTGCTTCCGGTGCAAGTTATCCGATAGCGCCAGCGTTTCCTGTATCATTCGTGGTCTGCCACTACCGCTACAACCTAACGCTCGAGCCTTCCAATGCCAAACGCCAGGAGAGCTTTACGAAGGATTTTTATGTGCACTTGACGACTACCGTACTTTACCTATCGAAACAAGGTTTCACAAAAATTTGGTGAGTAGGCCATCTCACCCGGATAAAAAGTTAATGCCGCCCAATGTCGAAACAGACCCGTGTCCGAGATGCAAGAAGACTGGTCATTTACTGCGTGATTGCTCCCTACCTGACACACGTACATGTTATAAATGTGGAAATAGGGGACACATTGCTTCACGTTGTTCTACAATTGCCACGGACAATAGAAGATCTATCTCAACCGACAACATAAAAGAAGTAAATGTACTACGCCCttataatgaaatatacaaaaagGTCGTTAAAGTGAATGGCATCCACGTGAAAGCATACATTGATACCGGCAGTCAAGTTAACGTTTTAAACGATCAAGTATCGAACGCATTGTCATTGGATGTCAAACCAACAAGTGTCACTTTAAAAGGATTCTCCGGTGGACTCTCAACGAGTCGTGGAGAAGTCGAATTTCAATTAGAAATTGACGGTATAACCATGAAATGCCACGCCTACTTGTCTAGCATCAAAATGGCCGATGTTAATCTTTTAATCGGCCAGCCTGTCATCAACAGCGAAGGTATGACATTGACAGTTAGCAAAGGCCTTGTCGAATTTAATCGTACTCAAGATCCCATATGTGATATTGAGGCTATCGAAGACCATGATCGCTTTAAAGTCGTCACAGTTAACGAAGAGAGACTTCCACCTGGCTCTTCCATCATTCAAGTGCGGGTTCTCGGAAATAAGGTCGGCAACGATGTGGTTACACCACCTCGGCATCATGAGCTGCAGGGAGTGGCCTACTCTCTCCCATCCACCCTGCTCACTGGTGAAGACGGGTACATCAAAGTCATCAACATGGGCTGCGAGGTTATCGTGTGGCCGCCGGGAGAGGTCCTAACCAGGGCTGAAAGCTGCCAGGAGTCTCCACTACAGCCAAATAGCCAG GATGGCCGAGTGTAA